The proteins below are encoded in one region of Tolumonas auensis DSM 9187:
- the ppsA gene encoding phosphoenolpyruvate synthase: protein MTNVLWYNQLNMQDVGRVGGKNASLGEMITNLASSGVSVPNGFATPAQAFDTFLDQCGVNQKIYQILDELDPDDISALTEAGQQIRQWIIDTPFQPELEQAIRDAYTELADGQTDASFAVRSSATAEDMPDASFAGQQETFLNVQGIDAVMLAIKHVFASLFNDRAISYRVHQGYDHQGVAISAGVQRMVRSDLAASGVMFTLDTESGFDQVVFITAAYGLGEMVVQGAVNPDEFYVHKPTLNNGKPAIVRRTIGSKKIRMVYAASQEHGRQVQIEDVPAELSRRFSLTDDEVEQLARQALLIEQHYGRPMDIEWAKDGHSGKLYIVQARPETVRSNEQVMERYHLLSRGKVLAEGRAIGQRIGAGPVKIIHNISDMDRIKPGDVLVTDMTDPDWEPIMKRASAIVTNRGGRTCHAAIIARELGIPAVVGCGDATSILQERQNVTVSCAEGDTGFVYHDLQDFTVRRLQVDKMPALPLKIMMNVGNPDRAFDFARLPNDGVGLARLEFIINRMIGVHPKALLEFDRQEPALQQQIRERMVGHDDPVEFYISRLAEGISTLAAAFWPKRVIVRLSDFKSNEYANLLGGDRYEPEEENPMLGFRGAGRYISPAFHDCFALECEAVKRVRNTMGLTNIELMIPFVRTVAQAKAVVAQLEKEGLKRGENGLKVIMMCEIPANALLAEQFLEHFDGFSIGSNDMTQLTLGLDRDSGLVSELFDERNDAVKELLAMAIKTARQQGKYVGICGQGPSDHADFAIWLQQQGIDSLSLNPDSVVQTWLALAE from the coding sequence GTGACGAATGTGCTTTGGTACAACCAACTCAATATGCAGGATGTTGGCCGGGTGGGAGGCAAAAATGCCTCTCTGGGCGAAATGATCACGAATCTGGCCTCATCAGGCGTATCCGTACCGAACGGCTTTGCCACTCCGGCACAGGCGTTTGATACTTTTCTGGATCAATGCGGCGTTAACCAGAAAATCTACCAGATACTCGACGAGCTTGATCCCGACGATATCAGTGCATTAACCGAAGCAGGCCAACAGATCCGCCAGTGGATCATCGATACCCCTTTTCAGCCGGAGCTGGAACAGGCTATCCGTGATGCATATACCGAACTGGCTGATGGTCAGACAGATGCTTCGTTCGCGGTACGCTCCTCTGCCACAGCGGAAGATATGCCGGACGCTTCTTTTGCCGGTCAGCAGGAAACCTTCCTGAATGTGCAGGGTATTGATGCTGTGATGCTCGCTATCAAGCACGTTTTTGCTTCTCTGTTTAATGATCGGGCTATCTCTTACCGGGTGCATCAGGGATATGACCATCAGGGTGTCGCCATTTCTGCCGGTGTGCAGCGCATGGTGCGTTCCGATCTGGCCGCATCGGGTGTGATGTTCACGCTGGATACGGAATCCGGCTTTGATCAGGTGGTATTTATTACCGCCGCTTATGGTCTGGGCGAGATGGTGGTTCAGGGTGCCGTTAATCCGGATGAGTTCTATGTACATAAACCTACTCTGAACAATGGCAAGCCGGCGATTGTGCGCCGCACCATTGGCTCAAAGAAAATCCGGATGGTCTATGCAGCCAGTCAGGAACATGGCCGCCAGGTGCAGATTGAAGATGTACCGGCTGAGCTTTCCCGTCGCTTCTCTCTGACCGATGACGAAGTGGAACAGCTGGCCCGGCAGGCCTTGCTGATTGAGCAGCACTATGGCCGCCCGATGGATATCGAATGGGCTAAAGATGGTCACAGCGGCAAGCTCTATATTGTGCAGGCACGTCCGGAGACAGTCCGTTCCAATGAACAGGTCATGGAACGTTATCATCTTCTGTCCCGTGGCAAAGTACTGGCAGAAGGCCGCGCTATTGGTCAGCGGATTGGTGCCGGTCCGGTGAAGATCATTCATAACATCAGTGATATGGATCGAATCAAACCCGGTGATGTGCTGGTCACTGACATGACCGATCCGGACTGGGAACCGATCATGAAACGCGCTTCGGCGATTGTCACTAATCGTGGTGGCCGCACCTGTCATGCCGCGATTATTGCGCGGGAGCTGGGTATTCCGGCAGTAGTCGGTTGCGGTGATGCGACCAGCATTCTGCAGGAAAGACAAAACGTCACGGTCTCTTGTGCCGAAGGCGATACCGGGTTTGTTTATCACGATCTGCAGGATTTCACCGTGCGTCGTCTGCAGGTCGATAAAATGCCGGCTCTGCCGCTGAAAATCATGATGAACGTCGGCAATCCGGATCGCGCCTTTGATTTTGCCCGCTTGCCGAATGACGGTGTGGGTCTGGCGCGGCTGGAATTTATCATCAACCGCATGATCGGCGTACATCCGAAAGCATTGCTGGAGTTCGACCGGCAGGAACCGGCATTACAGCAACAGATCCGTGAGCGGATGGTGGGTCATGATGATCCGGTCGAGTTTTATATCAGCCGTCTGGCGGAAGGTATTTCGACTCTCGCCGCTGCATTCTGGCCAAAACGGGTGATCGTCCGTTTGTCTGATTTCAAATCGAACGAATATGCCAATCTGCTGGGTGGTGATCGTTACGAACCGGAAGAGGAAAATCCGATGCTGGGTTTCCGCGGCGCGGGCCGTTATATCTCCCCCGCTTTCCATGACTGTTTTGCGCTGGAATGTGAAGCGGTCAAACGTGTTCGCAATACCATGGGACTGACCAATATTGAGCTGATGATACCGTTTGTGCGCACGGTCGCTCAGGCCAAAGCGGTCGTGGCTCAGCTGGAAAAAGAAGGACTGAAGCGCGGAGAAAATGGTCTGAAAGTGATCATGATGTGTGAAATTCCGGCCAATGCCTTGCTGGCAGAGCAATTCCTTGAGCATTTTGATGGCTTCTCGATCGGCTCTAACGATATGACTCAGCTTACTCTCGGCTTAGACCGCGATTCCGGTCTGGTTTCCGAACTGTTTGATGAGCGTAACGATGCCGTAAAAGAGCTGCTGGCGATGGCCATCAAAACCGCCAGACAACAAGGCAAATATGTTGGCATCTGCGGTCAGGGCCCTTCCGATCATGCGGATTTTGCCATTTGGTTACAGCAGCAAGGGATCGACAGTCTGTCGCTAAACCCGGACAGCGTGGTTCAAACCTGGCTGGCACTGGCTGAGTAA
- a CDS encoding META domain-containing protein, translating into MKAYTWSPVAALFSSFLLIACSATQSQENDLQSGEWRVISMNGKNVDSDAVATLTFSSNGRLAGEAFCNNYMAGYQLVDQKLTISRIASTKMACSPELMILEMNFHGILSDVTSYKILPDGNLLIQGAGDKKLIAHPVDR; encoded by the coding sequence ATGAAAGCATATACGTGGAGTCCTGTAGCGGCTTTATTCAGCAGTTTTCTGCTTATTGCCTGTTCTGCTACGCAATCTCAGGAAAACGATCTACAGAGTGGTGAATGGCGTGTGATCAGTATGAATGGCAAAAACGTCGATTCCGATGCGGTAGCTACGCTGACGTTCTCTTCCAATGGGAGACTGGCTGGTGAGGCGTTTTGTAATAACTACATGGCAGGGTATCAGCTGGTGGATCAAAAACTGACCATCTCGCGGATTGCCAGTACGAAGATGGCCTGTTCACCGGAATTAATGATCCTGGAAATGAATTTCCATGGCATTTTGTCTGACGTGACAAGTTATAAAATTCTGCCGGATGGTAACCTGCTGATTCAGGGGGCCGGAGATAAAAAACTCATCGCGCATCCTGTAGATCGTTAA
- a CDS encoding ferredoxin reductase family protein — protein MRNIKRSFVLLLVFFCLLWWFADQTEWSAIPNFFGWRALLMQFSGVLGIGVMSVAMVLAVRPVVFEPYLGGLDKMYRLHKWLGISGLIIALSHWLISEAPKWLVGLGLLERPVRGARASLPGDAVQQFFLSQRSLAEEIGKWAFYAAVILMVLALVKRFPYRHFFKTHRLLAVTYLALVWHSVILLKFDYWSGPLGPVMAVLMAAGCIASVMVLFRRVAAGRQVVGEVAAVRYHEALSVMEVDIACKGRWAGHQSGQFAFLTLHEEEGPHPYTISSTWEDDGRITFIIKALGDYTRTLPERVQIGDVVKLEGPYGQFNFQGRQKRQIWIGGGIGITPFISRMKELARKSDGKTIDLFHTTTVYDPHAIGLLENDAKAAKVRLHVLWDERDGRLNAARITELVPGWQDADIWFCGPAGFGQALKKDLIAMGFSENRFHQELFEMR, from the coding sequence GTGAGAAACATCAAACGCAGTTTTGTGCTGCTTCTCGTCTTTTTCTGCCTTTTGTGGTGGTTTGCCGATCAGACGGAATGGTCTGCCATACCCAATTTCTTCGGCTGGCGGGCATTGCTGATGCAGTTCAGTGGCGTGCTGGGCATAGGTGTCATGAGTGTGGCAATGGTACTGGCTGTGCGGCCAGTAGTGTTTGAGCCATACCTCGGCGGTCTCGACAAGATGTATCGTCTGCACAAATGGCTGGGTATATCAGGCCTGATCATAGCACTGAGTCACTGGCTGATCTCTGAAGCACCAAAATGGCTGGTTGGGCTGGGATTACTGGAACGTCCCGTACGCGGCGCGCGCGCTTCGCTGCCCGGTGATGCGGTGCAGCAGTTTTTTCTGAGCCAGCGCTCTCTGGCCGAGGAAATTGGCAAATGGGCCTTTTATGCCGCTGTAATTCTGATGGTGCTGGCATTGGTGAAACGGTTTCCGTACCGGCACTTTTTTAAAACCCATCGCCTACTCGCTGTAACGTATCTGGCGCTGGTATGGCACTCGGTGATCCTGCTGAAATTTGACTACTGGAGCGGTCCGTTAGGGCCGGTTATGGCGGTACTGATGGCGGCGGGCTGCATTGCTTCCGTGATGGTGCTCTTTCGCCGGGTGGCGGCAGGCCGGCAGGTTGTCGGTGAGGTGGCCGCGGTGCGCTACCATGAGGCACTGAGCGTCATGGAAGTGGACATTGCGTGCAAGGGTCGCTGGGCCGGTCATCAGTCCGGGCAGTTTGCCTTTCTGACCCTGCACGAAGAGGAAGGTCCGCATCCCTACACCATTTCATCCACCTGGGAGGATGATGGTCGTATCACTTTCATCATCAAGGCATTGGGCGATTACACCCGCACCCTGCCTGAACGTGTTCAGATCGGTGATGTGGTCAAGCTGGAAGGCCCTTATGGACAGTTCAATTTTCAGGGCAGGCAGAAGCGCCAGATCTGGATTGGCGGCGGCATTGGCATTACGCCGTTCATTTCCCGCATGAAAGAACTGGCCAGAAAATCGGATGGCAAAACCATTGACCTGTTTCATACCACGACTGTCTACGATCCACATGCGATTGGTCTTTTGGAGAATGATGCCAAAGCAGCCAAAGTCCGCCTGCACGTTCTGTGGGATGAACGTGATGGCCGGCTGAATGCGGCACGAATCACCGAGCTGGTACCCGGATGGCAGGATGCCGACATCTGGTTTTGCGGGCCTGCCGGGTTCGGACAAGCGCTGAAAAAAGATTTGATCGCGATGGGGTTTTCTGAAAATCGCTTTCATCAGGAACTGTTTGAAATGCGATAA
- a CDS encoding diguanylate cyclase domain-containing protein: MSHFYIVIAVALLICGLCVALAVVYIRLYKKLKAESQARQVALAELEENERNFRFITENSADVIWTMDIATGKFTYVSPSVYNLRGYTVEEVMAQPIEEVMTSESAERAFGALAHAVELWNAGTRGDTRKVTEIDQPHKDGHIVPTEVVTTLHTNAEGQLTSIIGISRDITERKKTEEVIRNLAFYDSLTKLPNRRLLLDRLELAIAQAKRKEESLVLMFIDLDKFKPVNDVYGHETGDWLLQSVAQRMVCCLRESDTAARIGGDEFIVLLPEIHKRADAYMVAEKIRDTISQPFPLTNGDQLHISACIGIAIYPEHGLTEKQLMKSGDAAMYQAKESGRNRVWVYQKSGDDSIAEDDIRVRLNWKRSYESGERRIDEEHKELFRLASILINATMERDEHPEMFDKAFQALLTHAAKHFAGEERILAAYEYEDLEEHARLHRDLVERAGTFHQATVTNQLSTGQLIDFIIDDLVKGHMLKKDRKFYHLFRKML; the protein is encoded by the coding sequence ATGTCTCATTTTTATATTGTTATCGCCGTGGCCCTGCTTATCTGCGGGCTTTGTGTTGCGCTGGCCGTCGTTTATATCCGGTTATACAAAAAGCTGAAAGCGGAGAGTCAGGCCAGACAGGTTGCCCTTGCCGAGCTGGAAGAGAATGAGCGCAATTTCAGATTTATCACGGAAAACTCGGCCGATGTGATCTGGACGATGGATATCGCTACCGGGAAATTCACCTATGTCAGCCCGTCAGTTTATAACCTGCGTGGTTATACGGTAGAGGAGGTCATGGCGCAGCCGATTGAAGAGGTGATGACGTCGGAGTCAGCGGAAAGAGCATTCGGCGCGTTAGCGCATGCGGTAGAGCTCTGGAATGCCGGAACGCGGGGGGATACCCGGAAAGTCACGGAAATTGATCAGCCGCACAAAGATGGACACATCGTTCCGACCGAAGTGGTTACGACATTGCATACCAATGCGGAAGGTCAGCTGACGTCGATCATTGGTATCAGCCGTGATATTACCGAGCGGAAAAAAACAGAAGAAGTGATCCGTAATCTGGCTTTCTATGATTCCTTAACCAAACTGCCGAACCGGCGTTTGTTGCTGGATCGGCTGGAGCTGGCAATCGCTCAGGCCAAAAGAAAAGAGGAATCGCTGGTTCTGATGTTTATTGATCTGGATAAATTCAAACCGGTAAATGATGTGTACGGACATGAAACCGGAGACTGGTTACTGCAATCTGTTGCTCAGCGCATGGTGTGTTGTCTGCGGGAATCAGACACCGCAGCGCGGATCGGGGGGGATGAATTTATTGTGCTCTTGCCGGAAATACACAAGCGGGCAGATGCTTATATGGTCGCTGAAAAAATACGCGATACGATCAGTCAGCCATTTCCGCTGACGAATGGCGACCAACTGCATATTTCTGCCTGTATCGGCATAGCCATTTACCCGGAACATGGACTGACAGAAAAGCAGCTGATGAAAAGCGGTGATGCCGCTATGTATCAGGCCAAAGAGTCAGGCCGAAACCGGGTCTGGGTTTATCAAAAGAGCGGTGACGATTCGATTGCAGAAGACGATATCCGGGTTCGTCTCAACTGGAAAAGATCGTATGAAAGTGGTGAAAGAAGGATCGATGAGGAACATAAGGAACTGTTCCGTCTGGCCAGTATTCTGATCAATGCAACCATGGAGCGGGATGAGCATCCGGAAATGTTTGATAAGGCCTTTCAGGCACTACTCACGCATGCAGCGAAGCATTTTGCCGGGGAGGAACGGATTCTTGCCGCCTATGAATATGAAGATCTGGAAGAACATGCCAGACTGCACCGTGATCTGGTTGAGCGAGCCGGTACATTCCATCAGGCCACGGTGACGAATCAGTTATCGACAGGGCAGTTAATCGATTTCATCATCGATGATCTGGTGAAAGGGCACATGCTGAAAAAAGACCGCAAGTTCTATCATCTTTTCCGGAAAATGCTCTGA
- a CDS encoding DNA recombination protein RmuC yields MTDMVFGLPVLVLAVLLACAIGWLISYVRSQQIVTSQHVQLGKLETERDLLLDRITEHEQLRDKQGHEFNQIQLKHTELLRQHSALSTSLDEKQLHFTEQLRQLSDSREALKREFENLANEILERKGKAFKELNQESIYHLLKPVQTEMQSFRQKVESIHVEELKQRSELRAELINLQNLNRQITDQADKLTNALQGQKKVQGNWGELMLENVLDNSGLRLGTDYKREVSFTTAEGRQRPDVIVYLPQNKHLIIDAKTSLAAYTRYVNAENDLESQQALAEHAQAVAARINELADRDYYKLPGLNSPEVVIMFIPIESAYVEALKYDNTLYQRAIERNVLVATPTTLLTSLNIVRQLWRFEDQNKHTAELANRAERFYSKLNNFLLSMQDVGKQLDKAKGSYEKAFSQLYSGKGNLIKQAAEFKDLGVSVQKELPDELVELAQLEVGEVMD; encoded by the coding sequence ATGACAGACATGGTTTTCGGGCTGCCGGTACTGGTTTTGGCGGTTTTGCTGGCGTGTGCTATCGGCTGGCTTATATCGTATGTCCGATCACAACAAATCGTCACCAGCCAGCATGTTCAGCTGGGAAAACTGGAAACCGAGCGGGATTTGCTGCTGGATCGTATAACCGAACATGAGCAGCTACGGGATAAGCAGGGACATGAATTCAATCAAATCCAGCTTAAACATACCGAACTGCTGCGTCAGCACAGTGCGCTCAGTACCTCGCTGGATGAAAAACAGCTCCATTTTACTGAACAGTTACGCCAGCTTTCCGATAGCCGTGAAGCGCTGAAGCGAGAATTTGAAAATCTGGCCAATGAGATCCTTGAACGGAAAGGCAAAGCATTTAAAGAACTGAATCAGGAAAGTATCTATCACTTGCTGAAGCCGGTGCAGACAGAAATGCAGAGTTTCCGGCAGAAAGTTGAAAGCATTCATGTCGAAGAATTGAAACAACGCAGTGAATTGCGGGCGGAATTAATCAACCTGCAGAATCTTAACCGGCAAATTACCGATCAGGCGGACAAGCTCACCAATGCGCTGCAAGGGCAGAAAAAAGTGCAGGGTAACTGGGGTGAGCTGATGCTGGAGAACGTGCTGGATAACTCCGGTCTCCGGTTAGGCACAGACTATAAGCGGGAAGTCAGTTTCACGACCGCCGAGGGGCGTCAGCGACCGGATGTGATCGTTTATTTGCCACAGAATAAGCATCTGATCATTGATGCAAAAACATCGCTGGCGGCGTATACCCGCTATGTGAACGCAGAAAATGATCTGGAGTCGCAACAGGCACTGGCAGAACATGCCCAGGCGGTCGCTGCCCGTATCAACGAACTGGCGGATCGGGATTACTACAAATTACCGGGGCTGAATTCGCCGGAAGTGGTGATCATGTTTATTCCGATTGAATCAGCTTATGTTGAAGCGCTGAAATATGATAACACCCTCTATCAGCGGGCTATCGAGCGCAATGTGCTGGTGGCGACACCAACCACCTTACTGACCAGCCTGAACATTGTGCGCCAGCTGTGGCGGTTTGAAGATCAGAATAAACACACCGCCGAACTGGCTAACCGTGCCGAGCGTTTCTACAGCAAGCTGAATAACTTTCTGCTCAGTATGCAGGACGTGGGCAAGCAACTTGATAAAGCTAAAGGCAGCTATGAAAAAGCGTTTTCTCAGCTTTACTCAGGCAAGGGCAACCTGATCAAACAAGCCGCCGAGTTCAAGGATCTGGGTGTGTCAGTGCAGAAAGAACTGCCAGATGAGCTGGTGGAACTGGCGCAACTGGAAGTCGGCGAGGTGATGGATTAA
- a CDS encoding alpha/beta hydrolase produces MQTIRTKQFSTLMIAMVMAIAVSGCTSQSAGVKPETLSIEKQGSFAVGGTIVQTPGTFDPIKQGAYSPMGVDSTGQTLHGDHATVFYQIPPKAHHLPLVFWHGHGESMRTWQTTPDGREGFQNIFLKKGYATYLVDQPRRGLSGKSTQPAAISAAADEQLWFGIFRLGAWPDYYPNVQFSKDPEALNQFYRQMTPNTGPYDASLNIAAMSKLFDKMGDGILVTHSQSGGPGWKTAIKDSRVKAVVSYEPGGDFIFPEGQGPDNITLKGRSFPLPKVPMAEFKKLTEIPIVIYYGDNIPESESNNPGQEQWRVFLNIAEQFRDVVNANGGDVTLVHLPDIGVYGNTHFPMSDLNNEKIADLLSQWLKDKHLQ; encoded by the coding sequence ATGCAAACGATACGCACAAAACAATTCTCAACGCTCATGATCGCCATGGTTATGGCCATCGCCGTATCTGGTTGCACATCGCAATCAGCCGGTGTGAAACCGGAAACGCTCAGCATCGAAAAACAAGGCAGTTTCGCTGTGGGCGGCACTATTGTGCAGACGCCGGGGACATTCGATCCTATTAAGCAGGGAGCCTATAGTCCTATGGGTGTAGACTCAACGGGTCAGACACTGCATGGCGATCATGCCACTGTCTTCTATCAAATTCCGCCCAAAGCCCATCACTTACCGCTGGTATTCTGGCATGGTCATGGCGAATCAATGAGAACCTGGCAAACCACACCGGATGGTCGTGAGGGTTTTCAGAATATTTTTCTGAAAAAAGGCTATGCCACCTATCTGGTTGATCAGCCCCGCCGTGGATTGTCCGGCAAGAGCACACAGCCTGCGGCCATTTCAGCAGCAGCGGATGAACAGCTATGGTTTGGGATTTTTCGTTTAGGGGCATGGCCTGACTATTATCCGAACGTACAGTTTTCTAAAGATCCGGAAGCACTGAATCAGTTTTACCGTCAGATGACACCAAACACAGGCCCGTATGATGCAAGTCTGAATATTGCGGCAATGTCTAAACTCTTCGACAAAATGGGTGATGGCATTTTGGTCACGCATTCTCAGAGTGGCGGTCCGGGCTGGAAAACAGCAATCAAAGACAGCCGCGTAAAAGCCGTTGTCTCGTATGAACCAGGTGGCGACTTTATTTTCCCGGAAGGACAAGGCCCGGACAATATCACTTTAAAAGGCCGTTCGTTCCCATTGCCTAAAGTTCCGATGGCTGAATTTAAAAAATTAACCGAGATCCCGATTGTTATTTATTACGGTGACAATATTCCAGAATCCGAATCGAATAATCCGGGGCAGGAACAATGGCGGGTTTTCTTAAATATTGCTGAACAATTCAGAGATGTGGTCAATGCGAATGGCGGTGATGTCACGCTGGTGCATTTACCGGATATCGGTGTTTACGGAAATACCCATTTCCCGATGTCTGATCTCAATAATGAGAAAATAGCAGACTTGTTGTCTCAATGGCTGAAAGATAAACATTTACAGTAA
- a CDS encoding MFS transporter produces the protein MTGLSDKKRWILLIILVSYFMIVLDISIVITGLPKIGADLHFSTAALSWVQNAYTLVFGGLLLLGARAGDILGRKRMFLIGLSLFTLASLMVGLALTADFMLASRALQGIGAAILAPSTLALLTTNFAEGPERNNAVSYYGATAGFAASLGLVAGGIFAGWLSWRVGFFINLPIGILLFIGARKYIVETEKHTGQFDLFGALSSTVGMSLLVYGIVRSSEEGLADSYAQLTLFTGVLLMIIFVINEWKAKQPIMPLRLFTHKGRNAALIARMLFLGASISFWFFTTQILQNVVGLSSLETGFAFLPTTLPQFIAAINIPKLTRRYNNARVLTISLGIFALGLFWLSQINEHSDYLVGVFMPMMLIGIGQGGAIGPLTVAGITDVPQKDAGAASGLVNVAHQFGSSVGLAILIVIFSSFQDPQLSLRGQLAHQISAALVGGTIMAIVAMLICWFAIGKNQKPEKSYLPDTAEKINA, from the coding sequence ATGACTGGTTTATCAGACAAGAAACGTTGGATATTACTGATCATATTGGTTAGCTACTTCATGATCGTCTTAGATATTTCTATCGTAATCACCGGTTTACCTAAAATCGGTGCCGATCTTCATTTTTCAACCGCTGCTCTTTCCTGGGTGCAGAATGCTTACACGCTGGTCTTTGGCGGCTTACTGCTGCTCGGAGCCCGGGCCGGAGATATCTTAGGCAGAAAACGCATGTTTCTGATCGGATTAAGTCTGTTTACGCTGGCATCGCTGATGGTCGGATTAGCACTGACTGCTGATTTTATGCTGGCTAGCAGGGCTCTTCAGGGAATTGGTGCAGCAATCCTGGCTCCGTCTACTCTGGCATTGCTAACGACTAATTTTGCAGAAGGGCCTGAGCGAAATAATGCCGTCAGTTATTACGGCGCAACTGCGGGTTTTGCCGCCAGTTTAGGCTTGGTTGCGGGTGGTATTTTTGCGGGTTGGCTTTCTTGGCGGGTTGGCTTTTTTATCAATCTGCCAATAGGCATTTTATTATTTATTGGTGCTAGAAAATATATCGTTGAAACTGAAAAACACACCGGTCAGTTTGACTTATTTGGTGCGTTATCATCGACAGTGGGAATGTCGTTGCTGGTGTATGGAATTGTCCGTTCATCAGAGGAAGGCTTAGCGGATTCTTACGCACAGTTAACACTATTTACCGGTGTCTTATTGATGATTATTTTTGTCATCAATGAATGGAAAGCGAAACAACCGATCATGCCATTACGACTATTTACTCATAAAGGTCGTAACGCGGCGCTGATTGCTCGTATGCTATTTTTAGGCGCATCGATCAGTTTCTGGTTTTTTACAACGCAGATATTGCAGAATGTTGTTGGCTTATCTTCACTAGAAACTGGATTTGCATTTCTACCGACAACGCTCCCTCAATTTATCGCGGCTATCAATATCCCTAAATTAACTCGTAGATATAATAATGCCCGGGTATTAACCATCAGCCTTGGAATATTCGCACTCGGCTTATTTTGGCTAAGCCAGATAAATGAGCACTCTGATTATTTAGTCGGCGTATTCATGCCAATGATGTTGATTGGAATTGGGCAGGGCGGCGCTATTGGGCCTTTAACTGTCGCAGGCATCACCGATGTACCTCAAAAAGATGCGGGCGCCGCATCAGGTCTGGTCAATGTTGCACATCAGTTTGGCAGCTCTGTCGGGCTGGCTATTCTCATTGTTATTTTTTCTTCTTTTCAGGATCCACAATTATCACTCAGAGGGCAGTTAGCGCATCAAATTTCAGCCGCTTTAGTTGGCGGTACAATCATGGCGATCGTTGCCATGTTGATCTGTTGGTTTGCTATTGGGAAAAATCAGAAACCAGAAAAATCTTACTTGCCTGATACGGCTGAAAAAATTAATGCATAA
- a CDS encoding LysR family transcriptional regulator translates to MLKENLNDLQLFLVIAKAGSFTKASALLGVSPSALSHSIKALETRMGFRLFNRTTRSIALTETGEQLFGIIEPKLNELEREMQGLHESHNRLTGNIRITASEHAASAILSPLLESFIPQYPEINIEVSVNNGFVDIVNDRFDGGIRLGEYLEKDMVAVRVGPDVRMLAVASPDYFAKHPKPETPYDLQNHSCINLRLSHQGGIYTWEFEQEGKETKVKVSGQLTFNSVSLIKNAALHGLGIAYLAEDFVADDIQNGRLVSVCETWCPYFSGFHLYYPSAKQHKPAFAKFLEAIRYPASKK, encoded by the coding sequence ATGCTGAAAGAAAATCTGAATGACTTGCAACTATTTCTGGTGATTGCAAAAGCCGGTAGCTTTACAAAGGCGTCTGCATTATTAGGGGTTTCGCCGTCTGCATTAAGTCACTCCATCAAAGCGCTTGAGACGCGCATGGGGTTTCGTCTGTTTAATCGTACGACGAGAAGCATCGCCTTAACTGAAACCGGTGAGCAACTGTTCGGGATCATTGAGCCAAAACTCAATGAATTAGAACGTGAGATGCAGGGTCTACATGAGTCACATAACCGACTCACTGGCAATATTCGTATCACCGCATCAGAACATGCGGCTTCTGCGATCCTGTCACCATTATTAGAGTCATTTATTCCTCAATACCCTGAAATTAATATCGAAGTTTCTGTTAATAATGGCTTTGTCGACATCGTCAATGACCGGTTTGACGGAGGGATCCGCCTGGGTGAATATCTGGAAAAGGATATGGTCGCCGTCCGTGTCGGGCCTGACGTTCGCATGTTAGCGGTTGCCAGCCCCGACTATTTTGCAAAACATCCCAAACCTGAAACACCCTATGATTTACAAAACCACTCATGCATTAATCTGCGGTTATCTCATCAGGGCGGAATATATACATGGGAATTTGAACAAGAGGGTAAGGAAACCAAAGTAAAAGTTAGCGGACAACTGACATTTAACAGTGTTTCACTTATCAAAAACGCAGCGCTGCATGGGCTTGGGATCGCTTATCTGGCGGAAGATTTTGTTGCGGATGATATTCAGAATGGCCGGTTAGTATCCGTGTGTGAGACTTGGTGCCCTTATTTTTCAGGTTTTCATCTTTACTATCCGAGCGCTAAACAACACAAACCTGCCTTTGCCAAGTTTCTCGAAGCAATACGTTACCCCGCTTCTAAAAAATAA